One genomic window of Bradyrhizobium sp. B124 includes the following:
- the glmM gene encoding phosphoglucosamine mutase yields the protein MSRKYFGTDGIRGRANGLITPELALKVGQAAGLVFQRGDHRHRVVIGKDTRLSGYMIEYAMVAGFTSVGMDVLLVGPMPTPAIAMLTKSMRADLGVMISASHNLFEDNGIKLFGPQGFKLSDDVEKQIEQLLDESLDRRLAQSASLGRARRIDGVHDRYIEFAKRTLPRDLSLDGLRVVVDCANGAAYKVVPEALWELGADVVPIGVEPDGFNINKECGSTSPEALSRKVREMRADIGIALDGDADRVILVDERGHIVDGDQLLAVIAQSWKEEGRLAKPGIVTTVMSNLGLERFLQGHGISMVRTPVGDRYVLEQMLSGGYNLGGEPSGHIIMSDYSTTGDGFVAALQVLAVVQKLRRPVSEICRRFDPLPQILKNVRYRSGKPLDDAEVKSAITDGEKRLNGHGRLLIRPSGTEPVIRVMGEGDDRILVEEVVDNIVSALGHAAAA from the coding sequence ATGAGCCGCAAATATTTCGGGACCGATGGAATTCGGGGCCGCGCCAATGGGCTGATCACGCCGGAGCTCGCGCTCAAGGTGGGGCAGGCCGCAGGGCTGGTGTTTCAGCGTGGCGACCATCGCCATCGCGTCGTGATCGGCAAGGACACGCGGCTGTCCGGCTATATGATCGAATACGCCATGGTCGCAGGGTTCACCTCGGTCGGCATGGACGTGCTGCTGGTCGGCCCGATGCCGACGCCGGCGATCGCGATGCTGACCAAGTCGATGCGCGCCGATCTCGGCGTCATGATCTCGGCGTCGCATAATCTTTTCGAGGACAACGGCATCAAGCTGTTCGGCCCGCAGGGCTTCAAGCTCTCCGACGATGTCGAGAAGCAGATCGAGCAGCTGCTCGACGAATCGCTCGACCGCCGCCTGGCGCAGAGCGCGAGCCTCGGCCGCGCCCGCCGCATCGACGGCGTCCACGACCGCTACATCGAATTCGCCAAGCGCACCTTGCCGCGCGACCTCTCGCTCGACGGCCTGCGTGTCGTGGTCGATTGCGCCAATGGCGCCGCCTACAAGGTGGTGCCGGAAGCGCTGTGGGAACTCGGCGCCGATGTGGTGCCGATCGGGGTCGAACCCGACGGCTTCAACATCAACAAGGAATGCGGCTCGACCTCGCCGGAAGCGCTGTCGCGGAAGGTGCGCGAGATGCGCGCCGACATCGGCATCGCGCTCGATGGCGACGCCGATCGCGTCATCCTGGTCGACGAGCGCGGCCACATCGTCGACGGCGACCAGCTGCTCGCGGTGATCGCGCAGAGCTGGAAGGAAGAGGGGCGCCTGGCCAAGCCCGGCATCGTCACGACCGTGATGTCCAATCTCGGGCTGGAGCGCTTCCTGCAGGGCCACGGGATTTCGATGGTCCGCACGCCGGTCGGCGACCGCTATGTGCTCGAGCAGATGCTGAGCGGCGGCTACAATCTCGGCGGCGAGCCGTCCGGCCATATCATCATGTCGGACTATTCGACCACCGGCGACGGCTTCGTCGCTGCGTTGCAGGTGCTGGCCGTGGTGCAGAAGCTGCGCCGCCCGGTGTCGGAGATCTGCCGGCGTTTCGATCCATTGCCGCAAATCCTGAAGAACGTGCGCTATCGCAGCGGCAAGCCGCTCGACGACGCCGAGGTCAAGTCCGCGATCACCGACGGCGAGAAGCGCCTCAACGGCCATGGCCGTCTGCTGATCCGCCCCTCCGGCACCGAGCCGGTGATCCGCGTCATGGGCGAGGGTGACGATCGCATCCTGGTGGAAGAGGTCGTCGACAACATCGTCAGCGCACTCGGCCACGCCGCTGCGGCTTAG
- a CDS encoding alpha-hydroxy acid oxidase has product MKHITCIEDLRQLHKRRVPKAFFDYADRGSYTEDTLRANSEDLQQIKFRQRILVDVSKRSLATTILGEPSAMPLILAPVGLLGMQHGDGEIYACRAAQAAGIPFTQSTMSICSIEDIAAAVDKPFWFQLYVMKDRGFIKSLIERAIAAKCSALVLTVDLQVIGQRHQDIKNGMTVPPEWSLSKLLDFASKPSWVAGVLRGKRRSFGNIVGHVKGTEDLTKLSEWTASQFDTTLNWKDIDWIRSIWPGKLILKGILDVEDAELAAKTGAQAIVVSNHGGRQLDGAPSSIEVLPEIVDEVGSKLEIMFDGGIRTGMDIMRALALGAKSCMIGRAYAYGLGAGGEAGVAKALDILGKELTTTMGLCGVNTIAEIDDKVLAV; this is encoded by the coding sequence ATGAAGCACATTACCTGCATCGAAGATCTGCGCCAGCTGCACAAGCGCAGGGTGCCGAAGGCGTTTTTCGATTATGCTGACCGCGGCTCCTACACCGAGGATACGCTGCGCGCCAACTCCGAAGACTTGCAGCAGATCAAGTTCCGCCAGCGCATCCTGGTCGATGTGTCCAAGCGCAGCCTGGCGACCACGATCCTCGGTGAGCCCTCGGCGATGCCGCTGATCCTGGCGCCGGTCGGCCTGCTCGGCATGCAGCACGGCGACGGCGAGATCTACGCCTGCCGCGCGGCGCAAGCGGCCGGCATTCCCTTCACCCAGAGCACGATGTCGATCTGCTCGATCGAGGATATTGCGGCCGCCGTCGACAAGCCGTTCTGGTTCCAGCTCTACGTCATGAAGGACCGCGGTTTCATCAAGTCGCTGATCGAGCGCGCGATCGCGGCGAAATGCTCGGCGCTGGTGCTCACCGTCGACCTGCAGGTGATCGGCCAGCGCCACCAGGACATCAAGAACGGCATGACGGTGCCGCCGGAATGGTCGCTGTCGAAGCTCTTGGACTTCGCGAGCAAGCCGTCATGGGTCGCCGGCGTGCTGCGCGGCAAGCGCCGCAGCTTCGGCAACATCGTCGGTCATGTCAAAGGCACCGAGGATCTGACCAAGCTGTCGGAATGGACCGCCTCGCAGTTCGATACCACGCTGAACTGGAAGGACATCGACTGGATCCGCAGCATCTGGCCGGGCAAGCTGATCCTTAAGGGGATTCTCGATGTCGAGGACGCCGAGCTCGCGGCCAAGACCGGCGCGCAGGCGATCGTGGTGTCCAACCATGGCGGCCGCCAGCTCGACGGCGCGCCGTCCTCGATCGAGGTGCTGCCGGAGATCGTCGACGAGGTCGGCTCGAAGCTCGAGATCATGTTCGACGGCGGCATCCGCACCGGCATGGACATCATGCGCGCGCTCGCGCTCGGCGCGAAGTCCTGCATGATCGGCCGCGCCTACGCCTACGGCCTCGGCGCCGGCGGCGAGGCCGGCGTCGCCAAGGCGCTCGACATCCTGGGCAAGGAGCTCACCACCACGATGGGGCTGTGCGGCGTCAACACCATCGCCGAGATCGACGACAAGGTGCTGGCGGTTTAG
- a CDS encoding shikimate dehydrogenase gives MTSQGNAQDNTQGKTRAACLIGWPAAHSRSPLIHHYWLRTLGIDGGYVIEAVPPEDFKDFLFRLSLRGFVGANVTIPHKEHALALSTPDARARAVGAANTLWFADGELRSTNTDVEGFINNLDACAPGWDNTEDALVLGAGGAARAVVFGLIERGIARVHLVNRTIDRARALADQFGARVHPATWDTVGEVLPRAGLLVNATSLGQHGQPALEVDVRLLPQNAVVSDIVYVPLVTPLLAAAEARGLKTADGLGMLLHQAVRGFELWFGQRPQVTAELRALVEADLTKT, from the coding sequence ATGACATCCCAAGGCAATGCTCAAGACAACACCCAAGGTAAAACCCGCGCCGCGTGCCTGATCGGCTGGCCGGCGGCGCATTCCCGCTCGCCGCTGATCCATCATTACTGGCTGCGCACACTCGGCATCGACGGCGGCTATGTGATCGAGGCGGTGCCGCCGGAGGATTTCAAGGATTTCCTGTTCCGCCTGTCGCTGCGCGGCTTCGTCGGGGCCAACGTCACCATTCCGCACAAGGAGCACGCGCTGGCGCTGTCGACGCCGGATGCGCGCGCCCGCGCCGTCGGCGCCGCCAACACCTTGTGGTTCGCCGATGGCGAGTTGCGCTCGACCAACACCGATGTCGAAGGCTTCATCAACAATCTCGACGCCTGCGCGCCCGGCTGGGACAACACGGAAGACGCGCTGGTGCTCGGCGCCGGCGGCGCGGCCCGTGCGGTGGTGTTCGGCCTGATCGAGCGCGGGATCGCGCGCGTGCATCTGGTCAACCGCACCATCGACCGCGCCCGCGCGCTTGCCGATCAGTTCGGCGCACGCGTTCATCCCGCGACGTGGGACACGGTCGGCGAGGTGCTGCCGCGCGCAGGGCTGCTGGTGAACGCCACGTCGCTCGGCCAGCATGGCCAGCCCGCGCTCGAGGTCGATGTGCGGTTGCTGCCGCAAAATGCGGTTGTTTCCGATATTGTCTATGTGCCGCTGGTGACGCCGCTGCTCGCCGCAGCCGAGGCGCGTGGCCTGAAGACCGCCGACGGCCTCGGCATGCTGCTGCATCAGGCGGTGCGCGGTTTCGAATTGTGGTTCGGACAGCGCCCGCAGGTCACGGCGGAATTGCGTGCGCTTGTCGAGGCCGATCTCACAAAGACTTGA
- a CDS encoding YoaK family protein, with the protein MLESRRNLALACALSALAGYVDGIGYLHLGGLFVSFMSGNSTRLGVTLAEGHWQHALDALELIVLFVAGAAAGSLIVLSRIAHRQPLVLLVEALLLMAAAIAYAYGLPNTAVVAIVLAMGLENAVFQLEGGAGLGLTYVTGALVKAGQLIAAALTGGAPWAWLPNVLLWAALVAGALLGALAYRWINLGAIRFAAGTAFALSALVAATAKRMD; encoded by the coding sequence ATGCTTGAATCCCGCCGTAACCTGGCGCTGGCCTGCGCGCTCAGCGCGCTGGCCGGCTATGTCGACGGCATCGGCTATCTGCATCTTGGCGGGCTGTTCGTGTCCTTCATGAGCGGCAACTCGACGCGGCTCGGCGTGACCTTGGCCGAGGGCCATTGGCAGCACGCTCTGGATGCACTGGAACTGATCGTGCTGTTCGTCGCCGGCGCCGCGGCCGGCAGCCTCATCGTGCTCAGCCGCATCGCGCATCGCCAGCCCCTGGTCCTGCTGGTCGAGGCGCTGCTGCTGATGGCGGCGGCGATCGCCTATGCCTACGGCCTGCCGAACACCGCGGTCGTCGCCATCGTGCTGGCGATGGGGCTCGAGAACGCCGTGTTCCAGCTCGAAGGCGGGGCCGGGCTTGGCCTGACCTATGTCACGGGCGCGCTGGTCAAGGCGGGGCAGCTGATCGCTGCCGCCCTGACCGGCGGTGCGCCCTGGGCCTGGCTGCCTAACGTCCTGCTGTGGGCGGCGCTGGTCGCGGGCGCTCTGCTCGGGGCACTTGCCTACCGCTGGATCAATCTCGGTGCGATCCGGTTTGCCGCGGGCACCGCGTTCGCCCTCAGCGCGCTGGTTGCCGCAACCGCGAAGCGGATGGATTGA
- a CDS encoding WG repeat-containing protein, with translation MWSKVAALAGVLLMHGVFAQDKPMELTPAGKAVLQDLIAQRPSPYDTPSSGPLPMCAFPGGLCGAVHRDGTVAVFPRYDWIGTFSDQRAAVRLGGLYGFIDEDGHEIVKPQYRIVDDYRFGFAQVDVDGRSGLIDQDGKMVIEPKYGFIRAISPDRFAVSEDRHLGGMTGGEDFSSSRVAFTPSGEASFSVSAPEPSLTDVIDVQGRLIESRKPPIPGFDNNPALRWVQKDKLWGLMRADGSWLVEPKFQQVSALNNGLARVTVNGKVGFIDRRGNFVIEPVFDKAGWFIAGFDRTSAERDGIVGVIDKSGAWIFQTNYQQLQFAFASLKSDHPGAVFGWHFKTADRWGLLDLNGRVIIDAEYDQPIGQCADGRLDAYKNKEALYFKADGSPLQPPDGRLIDASCYGGTPPFILKIGDKFGLVDAGSNPVTPVVFDAIVWAGPDVKNAKLHGKWGRLGPDGHWVLELKFDYLSTGAGLFVASIDGKRGFMRSDGSWLIEPKFDAAALRRENDTAFVTLSGATGVLRLSDQSWVIPPRPGVLCDVSISPVMVSEAAGKRAILSRTGETWIDIGAERVGVNVDFGLLTFLRDGKWGLVDTAGLVMVEPQFDEPVYFTPRLRGVAWAKRDGKWCAIDRRAHSVPGVACLDTNPLGRDNRFECKVER, from the coding sequence GTGTGGTCGAAAGTTGCCGCGTTGGCAGGCGTACTGTTGATGCATGGCGTATTTGCGCAAGACAAGCCGATGGAATTGACGCCGGCCGGCAAGGCCGTTTTGCAGGATTTGATCGCGCAGAGGCCCTCACCCTACGACACTCCCTCGTCTGGCCCCCTGCCAATGTGCGCGTTTCCCGGCGGTCTGTGTGGAGCGGTGCACCGCGACGGTACGGTCGCGGTATTTCCCCGCTACGACTGGATCGGCACATTCTCGGATCAGCGGGCCGCCGTCCGCCTCGGCGGTCTCTACGGCTTCATCGACGAGGACGGCCACGAGATCGTCAAACCACAATACCGCATCGTCGACGACTATCGGTTCGGCTTCGCGCAGGTCGATGTGGATGGAAGGTCCGGTCTGATCGACCAGGACGGCAAGATGGTGATCGAGCCGAAATATGGATTCATCCGAGCGATCAGTCCTGATCGTTTTGCCGTATCGGAAGACCGGCACCTGGGCGGTATGACCGGCGGGGAGGACTTTTCCAGTAGCCGGGTCGCGTTTACGCCGTCCGGCGAAGCGAGCTTCAGCGTCAGCGCCCCTGAGCCGTCCCTCACCGATGTCATCGACGTCCAGGGCCGATTGATCGAGTCGCGCAAACCGCCGATTCCTGGGTTCGACAACAATCCGGCACTCCGCTGGGTGCAAAAGGACAAGCTTTGGGGGCTGATGCGCGCAGACGGAAGCTGGCTCGTCGAGCCGAAATTCCAGCAGGTGAGTGCGTTGAATAACGGGCTCGCACGCGTGACCGTCAACGGCAAGGTCGGCTTTATCGACCGGCGGGGAAACTTCGTCATCGAGCCGGTTTTCGACAAAGCCGGGTGGTTCATTGCGGGCTTCGATCGCACCTCGGCCGAGCGCGACGGCATCGTGGGCGTGATCGACAAGTCAGGTGCATGGATTTTCCAGACCAATTATCAACAGCTTCAGTTTGCCTTTGCCAGCCTCAAGTCCGATCACCCGGGCGCTGTGTTTGGCTGGCACTTCAAGACGGCCGACCGGTGGGGGCTTCTAGACCTCAATGGCCGCGTAATTATCGACGCCGAATACGATCAGCCGATCGGGCAATGCGCCGATGGCCGGCTCGACGCGTACAAGAACAAGGAAGCGCTCTACTTCAAGGCGGACGGCAGCCCGCTGCAGCCGCCCGACGGCCGGCTTATCGACGCGTCGTGCTATGGCGGCACTCCGCCATTCATTCTGAAGATCGGAGACAAATTCGGTTTGGTCGACGCCGGCTCGAACCCAGTGACGCCTGTGGTGTTTGACGCGATCGTCTGGGCCGGACCGGACGTCAAGAATGCCAAGCTTCACGGCAAATGGGGTCGCCTTGGGCCCGATGGACATTGGGTGCTCGAACTCAAATTCGACTACCTCTCAACCGGCGCCGGCCTCTTCGTCGCATCGATCGACGGCAAGCGCGGCTTCATGCGCTCGGACGGATCATGGCTGATCGAGCCGAAATTCGACGCGGCCGCACTGCGTCGCGAAAATGACACCGCCTTTGTGACCCTGTCCGGAGCGACCGGCGTGCTCCGGCTTTCGGATCAATCCTGGGTCATTCCGCCGCGGCCGGGCGTTCTGTGCGATGTCAGTATCAGTCCCGTGATGGTGTCGGAAGCCGCGGGCAAGCGCGCTATCCTGTCGCGAACCGGGGAGACGTGGATCGACATTGGCGCCGAACGCGTGGGGGTCAACGTCGATTTCGGCCTCCTGACCTTTCTCAGGGACGGCAAGTGGGGGCTGGTCGATACCGCCGGGCTAGTGATGGTCGAGCCGCAGTTCGACGAGCCGGTCTACTTCACGCCGCGCCTACGCGGCGTGGCGTGGGCCAAGCGCGACGGCAAATGGTGTGCGATCGACCGGCGCGCTCACTCGGTCCCGGGCGTCGCTTGCCTCGATACCAACCCCCTGGGTCGCGACAACCGCTTCGAGTGCAAAGTTGAGCGGTGA
- a CDS encoding elongation factor G, producing the protein MGQDVRSPRGPRCIALVGPFQSGKTTLLEAILARTGAIKTAGSVDAGTSVGDASPEARQHKMGVGLTAATTTFMGDSYTFIDCPGSIEFAHDMRAALPAVDAAVVVCEADEKKLPQLQIILRELEELGIPRFLFLNKIDRANKRVRETLATLQPASRVPLVLRQIPIWNGDLIEGFVDLALERAFVYREHKPSEVMALEGGNLDREKEARFSMLEKLADHDDALMEQLLEDIQPPRDAVFDDLARELREGLICPVLLGAASRENGVLRLMKALRHEAPGVTETAARLGIKDQKDALAYVFKTVHLQHGGKLSLARVLAGRLDDGATLQSSSGESGRVSGILAVSGTHDSKRPQAEAGDAVALGKLDAIKTGDTVSSGKTAPASLVKIEPVAAVLSISIAATDRKDDVKLGQALLRLNEEDPSLTMIQNPRTHDTVLWGQGEMHLRVAQERLKDRYGVNVKSHPPAIGYQETIRKAVTQRGRHKKQSGGHGQFGDVVLDIKPKPRGSGFEFHEKVVGGAVPRNYIGAVEEGVVDALTRGPLGFPVIDVDVTLTDGSYHSVDSSDLAFRTAARVGVSEALPQCQPVLLEPIHMVEIVCPTDATAKINAILSARRGQILGFDTREGWSGWDCVRATMPESEIGDLIVELRSATAGAGTFTRQFDRMAEVTGRAADQIIAAHRDAA; encoded by the coding sequence ATGGGACAAGACGTCAGAAGTCCCCGAGGTCCACGGTGCATCGCGCTGGTGGGCCCTTTCCAAAGCGGTAAAACCACACTTCTGGAAGCGATCCTGGCGCGTACTGGCGCCATCAAGACTGCCGGCAGCGTCGATGCCGGAACCTCCGTCGGCGATGCCAGCCCCGAGGCACGTCAACACAAGATGGGCGTAGGCCTGACCGCCGCGACCACCACCTTTATGGGGGACAGCTACACCTTTATCGATTGTCCCGGCTCGATCGAGTTCGCGCACGACATGCGTGCCGCGTTGCCGGCGGTCGATGCCGCGGTCGTGGTCTGCGAGGCTGACGAGAAGAAGCTGCCGCAGCTGCAGATCATCCTGCGCGAGCTCGAGGAGCTCGGGATTCCCCGTTTCCTGTTCCTGAACAAGATCGACCGCGCCAACAAGCGCGTCCGCGAGACGCTTGCGACGCTACAGCCGGCGTCGCGCGTACCGCTGGTGCTGCGCCAGATCCCGATCTGGAATGGCGATCTGATCGAAGGCTTCGTCGATCTCGCGCTGGAGCGCGCCTTCGTCTATCGCGAGCATAAGCCGTCGGAGGTGATGGCGCTGGAAGGCGGCAATCTCGATCGCGAGAAGGAAGCGCGCTTCTCGATGCTGGAGAAGCTCGCCGATCACGACGATGCGCTGATGGAGCAATTGCTGGAGGATATCCAGCCGCCGCGCGATGCCGTGTTCGACGATCTCGCGCGCGAACTGCGCGAAGGGCTGATCTGTCCGGTGCTGCTTGGTGCGGCGAGCCGTGAGAACGGCGTGCTCCGCCTGATGAAGGCGCTGCGCCACGAGGCGCCCGGCGTCACTGAGACTGCCGCGCGGCTCGGCATCAAGGACCAGAAGGATGCGCTGGCCTATGTGTTCAAGACCGTGCATCTGCAGCACGGCGGCAAGCTGTCGCTGGCGCGCGTGCTCGCAGGCCGGCTCGACGACGGCGCGACGCTGCAATCCTCGAGCGGCGAGAGCGGGCGGGTTTCCGGCATCCTCGCGGTCTCGGGTACGCATGACAGCAAGCGGCCGCAGGCCGAAGCCGGCGACGCGGTCGCGCTCGGCAAGCTCGATGCGATCAAGACCGGCGATACGGTGTCGAGCGGCAAGACCGCCCCGGCCTCGCTGGTCAAGATCGAGCCGGTGGCGGCGGTGCTGTCGATCTCGATCGCCGCGACCGACCGCAAGGACGACGTCAAGCTCGGCCAGGCGCTGCTGCGGCTGAATGAGGAGGATCCGTCGCTGACGATGATCCAGAACCCGCGCACCCACGACACCGTGCTGTGGGGGCAGGGCGAGATGCATCTGCGCGTCGCGCAGGAACGGCTGAAGGACCGCTACGGCGTCAACGTCAAATCGCATCCGCCGGCGATCGGTTATCAGGAGACCATCCGCAAGGCGGTCACCCAGCGCGGCCGGCACAAGAAGCAGTCCGGCGGCCACGGCCAGTTCGGCGACGTCGTGCTCGACATCAAGCCGAAGCCGCGCGGAAGCGGCTTCGAATTCCACGAGAAGGTGGTCGGCGGCGCGGTGCCGCGCAACTATATCGGCGCGGTGGAGGAGGGGGTGGTCGACGCGCTCACGCGCGGCCCGCTCGGCTTCCCCGTGATCGACGTCGACGTCACGCTGACCGACGGCTCCTATCACAGCGTCGACTCCTCCGACCTTGCGTTCCGCACCGCGGCGCGGGTCGGCGTCAGCGAGGCGCTGCCGCAGTGCCAGCCGGTGCTGCTGGAGCCGATCCACATGGTCGAGATCGTCTGTCCGACCGATGCGACCGCCAAGATCAACGCGATCCTGTCGGCGCGCCGCGGCCAGATCCTCGGCTTCGACACCCGCGAGGGCTGGAGCGGCTGGGACTGCGTCCGTGCCACGATGCCGGAATCCGAGATCGGCGACCTCATCGTCGAGCTGCGCTCCGCCACCGCCGGCGCCGGCACCTTCACCCGCCAGTTCGACCGCATGGCCGAAGTGACGGGCCGCGCCGCCGACCAGATCATCGCCGCGCATCGCGACGCGGCGTGA
- a CDS encoding LysR substrate-binding domain-containing protein, with amino-acid sequence MELRHLRYFVALGEELNFTRAAERLHIAQPPLSQQIRQLEDELGVTLLQRNSRPIRLTEAGELFLERARALLASFESAVADTRRVGRGQAGKLAIGFVGSAMFAGLPDIIGAYRDACPDVELVLDEMLAAETAEALRRRRIDVGFARPALLPEAGLAQRLILDEPYVAALPRTHPLAARGDIALAELSDDAFVLYPAQPEPSVTGLIVAACQAAGFTPRLAQEVLHLQTAIGLIAAGVGVSLVPEGAARAQTGRGVSYVRLAAPVVTAPLTIAWREEDVSPAVQRLLDIVQRWREIAPGLAPRN; translated from the coding sequence ATGGAATTGCGACACCTCAGATATTTCGTGGCGCTCGGCGAGGAATTGAATTTCACCCGCGCGGCCGAGCGGCTGCACATCGCACAGCCGCCGCTGAGCCAGCAAATCCGCCAGCTCGAGGACGAGCTCGGCGTGACGCTGCTGCAGCGGAATAGCCGTCCGATCAGGCTTACCGAGGCCGGCGAGCTGTTTCTTGAGCGTGCACGCGCGCTGCTCGCAAGTTTCGAGAGCGCGGTTGCGGACACGCGGCGCGTCGGTCGCGGCCAGGCCGGCAAGCTTGCGATCGGATTCGTCGGCTCCGCGATGTTTGCCGGCCTGCCCGATATCATCGGCGCCTATCGCGACGCCTGTCCCGATGTCGAGCTCGTGCTCGACGAGATGCTGGCGGCGGAGACTGCCGAGGCGCTGCGGCGGCGCCGGATCGACGTCGGCTTCGCACGCCCGGCGCTGTTGCCCGAAGCGGGGCTCGCGCAGCGCCTGATCCTCGATGAGCCCTATGTCGCGGCGCTGCCGCGCACGCATCCCCTCGCGGCGCGCGGCGACATTGCGCTCGCCGAACTGTCCGACGATGCCTTCGTGCTCTATCCGGCGCAGCCGGAGCCTTCGGTTACCGGCCTGATCGTCGCGGCCTGCCAGGCCGCCGGCTTCACGCCGCGGCTCGCACAGGAAGTTCTACATCTGCAAACCGCGATCGGCCTGATCGCCGCCGGTGTCGGCGTGTCGCTCGTACCTGAAGGCGCGGCGCGCGCGCAGACCGGTCGCGGCGTGTCGTACGTTCGGCTTGCCGCGCCTGTTGTGACGGCTCCGCTCACGATTGCGTGGCGCGAGGAAGATGTGTCGCCTGCCGTGCAGCGCCTGCTCGACATCGTGCAGCGCTGGCGCGAGATTGCGCCGGGACTTGCGCCAAGGAACTGA
- a CDS encoding alpha/beta hydrolase yields MTALEKAFADAAAAGITQQKIDIGGLSVNVARFGKGPALLLLHGWPEFWLVWRPLMLRLGDSFELIAPDLRGCGDTGKPVPGPDASATAERHALDMFAVMDALGHISFGVIGGDLGAYVMQAMSHRQPQRLTGTLYLCTPYPGLGQRYGEPGHLIEVWYQYFQQLPWAAQLVGSSRESCRLYFRHFLDHWSGDDPAVFGDDLLEAYVDNFMKPGNIQGGFDWYLSSAPNRRLWLEGRLPAQPRIEIPSRFLWGRRDPLIAPEWSDRLGDYWSEPSIRFVDTGHYVHAEAPGIVAEEARGFFGRLQNAARGR; encoded by the coding sequence ATGACCGCACTGGAAAAAGCTTTCGCGGACGCAGCCGCGGCCGGCATCACGCAACAGAAGATCGACATCGGCGGCCTGTCCGTCAACGTCGCACGTTTCGGCAAGGGGCCGGCGCTGCTCCTGCTCCATGGCTGGCCGGAGTTCTGGCTGGTGTGGCGCCCGCTGATGCTGCGGCTCGGCGACAGTTTCGAGCTGATCGCGCCGGACCTGCGCGGCTGCGGCGACACCGGCAAGCCGGTGCCCGGACCTGACGCGTCCGCCACCGCGGAGCGCCACGCGCTGGACATGTTCGCGGTCATGGACGCGCTCGGTCATATCAGCTTCGGCGTGATCGGCGGCGATCTCGGCGCCTATGTCATGCAGGCGATGTCGCATCGTCAGCCGCAGCGGCTGACCGGCACGCTCTATCTCTGCACGCCCTATCCGGGCCTCGGCCAACGCTACGGCGAGCCCGGCCACCTCATCGAGGTCTGGTATCAATACTTCCAGCAGCTGCCATGGGCCGCGCAACTGGTCGGAAGCTCGCGCGAGTCATGCCGGCTCTACTTCCGCCATTTCCTCGACCATTGGTCGGGCGACGATCCCGCCGTATTCGGCGACGACCTGCTCGAAGCCTATGTCGATAACTTCATGAAGCCGGGCAACATCCAGGGTGGCTTCGACTGGTATCTCTCGTCCGCGCCCAATCGCAGGCTCTGGCTGGAAGGCAGACTGCCGGCGCAGCCGCGCATCGAAATCCCTTCGCGCTTTCTCTGGGGCCGCCGTGATCCGCTGATCGCGCCGGAATGGTCGGACAGGCTGGGGGACTATTGGAGCGAACCTTCGATCAGGTTCGTCGACACCGGGCATTATGTTCACGCCGAGGCGCCCGGGATCGTTGCCGAAGAAGCCCGCGGCTTCTTCGGCAGATTGCAGAACGCCGCGCGCGGGCGTTAG